From one Gemmobacter sp. genomic stretch:
- a CDS encoding FAD-binding protein, with amino-acid sequence MRPVTEDEMAEAVRDAGGPLVVRGGGTRGLGAPAGEVLDTGGLAGVTLYEPGALTLVARAGTPLAGLEALLAGERQRLAFEVPDLRGLLGRGGDSTIGGVIAANASGPRRVQAGAARDFLLGVRFVDGLGRVVKNGGRVMKNVTGYDLVKLMAGSHGTLGVLTEVSLKVLPAPAAQATLVLDGLDDAQAVTAMARALGSPYDVTGAAHWPGRGTFLRIEGLAAQVAYRAGRLQALLGGTVTDPGPWDQIRDVALFHGQPGDVWRLSVKPSDAPGLVARAGALGVLYDWGGGLVWVLVTPGSDLRARLGAFQGHATLIRGSGQPVFQPEPAPVAALTRGLRARFDPKSIFNAGLMG; translated from the coding sequence ATGCGGCCTGTGACCGAGGACGAGATGGCCGAGGCGGTACGCGATGCCGGCGGGCCGCTGGTGGTGCGCGGCGGCGGCACGCGGGGCCTTGGGGCGCCGGCGGGCGAGGTGCTGGACACCGGCGGGCTGGCAGGCGTGACGCTGTATGAACCGGGTGCCCTGACGCTTGTCGCCCGGGCCGGAACCCCGCTGGCCGGGCTGGAGGCGTTGCTGGCCGGCGAAAGGCAGCGGCTGGCCTTCGAGGTGCCGGATTTGCGCGGCCTGCTGGGGCGGGGTGGCGACAGCACGATTGGCGGGGTGATCGCCGCCAATGCCAGCGGCCCGCGCCGCGTGCAGGCCGGGGCCGCGCGCGATTTCCTGCTGGGGGTGCGGTTCGTGGATGGCTTGGGCCGGGTGGTCAAGAACGGCGGCCGGGTGATGAAGAATGTCACCGGCTACGATCTGGTCAAGCTGATGGCAGGCAGCCACGGCACGCTGGGCGTGCTGACCGAAGTCAGCCTCAAGGTGCTGCCGGCCCCGGCCGCACAGGCCACGCTGGTGCTGGACGGGCTGGACGATGCGCAGGCGGTGACGGCGATGGCCCGTGCGCTGGGGTCGCCCTATGACGTGACGGGGGCCGCCCATTGGCCGGGCCGCGGGACGTTCCTGCGCATCGAGGGGCTGGCCGCGCAGGTCGCCTATCGCGCCGGGCGGTTGCAGGCGCTGCTGGGCGGCACGGTCACCGATCCGGGGCCGTGGGACCAGATCCGCGATGTGGCCCTGTTCCACGGCCAGCCCGGCGATGTGTGGCGGCTGTCGGTGAAACCCTCGGACGCGCCGGGGCTGGTGGCGCGCGCGGGCGCGCTGGGGGTGCTGTATGACTGGGGCGGTGGCCTGGTGTGGGTGCTGGTGACGCCGGGTAGTGACCTGCGGGCGCGGCTGGGGGCGTTCCAGGGCCATGCCACGCTGATCCGGGGCAGCGGCCAGCCGGTGTTCCAGCCCGAACCCGCGCCCGTTGCCGCGCTGACCCGTGGCCTGCGCGCGCGGTTCGACCCGAAATCCATCTTCAACGCCGGTTTGATGGGGTAA
- a CDS encoding FAD-linked oxidase C-terminal domain-containing protein, with the protein MDMPAPNAAVLARKDRIVARLRAALPADAVIEAEAELRVYECDALTAYRCPPLAAVLPRTTAEVSAVLAICHDEGVPVVPRGSGTSLAGGAMPTADAVILGVARMNGVLEVDYPNRFIRVQSGRTNLSVTGAVEADGFFYAPDPSSQLACAIAGNIAMNSGGAHCLKYGVTTNNLLGVTMVQMDGTVVDIGGPCMDAGGIDLLGVICGSEGQLGVVTEATLRILPRPEGARPVLIAFNSNEVAGECVSDIIRAGVLPVAIEFMDRPCIEACEAFAKAGYPMTEALLIVEVEGSEAEIAEQLALIGAIARRHNPVEFREARSEDEARRIWLGRKSAFGAMGQINDYICLDGTIPVSELPRVLRRIGELSRQFGLDVANVFHAGDGNMHPLILFDANKPGDLELCEELGAEILKLCVEVGGCLTGEHGVGIEKRDLMMVQYAPADLEAQMLVKDVFDPAWLLNPAKVFPLAASASRRAG; encoded by the coding sequence ATGGACATGCCAGCCCCGAATGCCGCCGTGCTGGCGCGCAAGGACCGGATCGTCGCACGCCTGCGCGCCGCGCTGCCCGCCGATGCGGTGATCGAGGCCGAGGCCGAGCTGCGGGTCTACGAATGCGATGCGCTGACCGCCTATCGCTGCCCGCCGCTGGCCGCCGTGCTGCCGCGGACCACGGCCGAGGTTTCGGCGGTGCTGGCGATCTGCCATGACGAAGGCGTGCCGGTGGTGCCGCGCGGGTCGGGCACCTCGCTGGCCGGGGGGGCGATGCCGACGGCGGATGCGGTGATCCTGGGCGTGGCGCGGATGAACGGCGTGCTGGAGGTGGATTACCCCAACCGTTTCATCCGGGTGCAATCGGGGCGGACCAACCTGTCGGTGACAGGTGCTGTGGAAGCGGACGGGTTCTTTTACGCCCCCGACCCCTCCAGCCAGCTGGCCTGCGCCATTGCCGGGAACATCGCCATGAACTCGGGCGGGGCGCATTGCCTGAAATATGGCGTGACGACCAACAACCTGCTGGGCGTGACCATGGTGCAGATGGATGGCACGGTGGTGGACATCGGCGGGCCCTGCATGGATGCCGGCGGCATCGACCTGCTGGGGGTGATCTGCGGATCCGAAGGGCAGCTGGGCGTGGTGACCGAAGCCACCCTGCGCATCCTGCCCAGGCCCGAAGGGGCGCGGCCCGTGCTGATCGCCTTCAACTCGAACGAGGTGGCGGGTGAATGCGTGTCGGACATCATCCGCGCAGGCGTGCTGCCGGTGGCGATCGAATTCATGGACCGCCCCTGCATCGAGGCCTGCGAGGCCTTTGCCAAGGCCGGCTATCCGATGACCGAGGCGCTGCTGATCGTCGAGGTCGAGGGATCGGAAGCCGAAATCGCCGAACAGCTGGCGCTGATCGGCGCCATCGCCCGGCGCCACAACCCGGTGGAATTCCGCGAGGCACGGTCCGAGGACGAGGCCAGGCGCATCTGGCTGGGCCGCAAGTCGGCCTTTGGCGCCATGGGGCAGATCAACGACTACATCTGTCTGGACGGCACCATCCCGGTATCGGAACTGCCCCGCGTGCTGCGCCGGATCGGCGAGCTGAGCCGGCAGTTCGGGCTGGATGTGGCGAATGTGTTCCATGCCGGCGATGGCAACATGCACCCGCTGATCCTGTTCGATGCCAACAAGCCCGGCGATCTGGAGCTGTGCGAGGAACTGGGGGCCGAGATCCTGAAGCTGTGCGTCGAGGTGGGCGGCTGCCTGACCGGCGAACATGGCGTGGGGATTGAAAAGCGCGACCTGATGATGGTGCAATATGCGCCGGCGGATCTGGAGGCGCAGATGCTGGTCAAGGATGTGTTCGACCCGGCCTGGCTGCTGAACCCGGCCAAGGTATTCCCCTTGGCGGCATCGGCCAGCCGGCGGGCGGGTTGA
- a CDS encoding gamma-glutamyltransferase family protein, producing the protein MRDFQKPGRSAVYALNGMCATSHPLAARVAIDVLRDGGNAADAAIAGGVLLGLCEPQMTGLGGDCFVLLKPAGEERIVALNGSGRAPAALSAAAMRAQGLGSVPLYGIESVTMPGAVDAFCRLNADWGRTDLARLLQPAIEAAEQGVPVAPRTARDWAEAQHLSGDARPHYLPWGRPPKVGEVFRAPGQAEVLRRIARQGRAGFYEGEVAEDMATSLRALGGCHTLADFADVACEYADPVSGPYKDGEVVEHPPNGQGATALLMLNILSQFDLAAMDPLGADRVHLEAEATKLAYDARNRFLADADRTTRLGHMLAPETAVRLAGLIDMRRAMPAAAPLTEAVHRDTVYLTVVDRDGMAVSLIYSVFHAFGSGLASAKFGIGFQNRGAGFVLTEGHPNEAAGGRRPMHTIIPGMLRQGGRLVMPFGVMGGAYQPAGHARLVSNLLDYGMDPQTAIDAPRSFAGPFSGRDGLRLETGYDQRVFDDLAARGHAVSWSDEPLGGAQAIWLHGSGLLEGASDPRKDGCALGY; encoded by the coding sequence ATGCGCGATTTCCAGAAACCCGGCCGCTCGGCCGTTTATGCCCTGAACGGGATGTGCGCCACGTCGCATCCGCTGGCGGCGCGGGTGGCCATCGACGTGCTGCGCGATGGTGGCAATGCGGCCGATGCGGCGATTGCCGGAGGCGTGCTGCTGGGCCTGTGCGAACCGCAGATGACCGGCCTGGGCGGCGATTGCTTCGTACTGCTGAAACCGGCCGGGGAAGAACGCATCGTCGCGCTGAACGGATCGGGCCGCGCGCCGGCCGCGCTGTCGGCCGCCGCGATGCGCGCGCAAGGGCTTGGGTCGGTGCCGCTTTATGGCATCGAATCGGTGACGATGCCGGGCGCGGTCGATGCCTTTTGCCGGCTGAACGCCGACTGGGGCCGCACCGATCTGGCCCGCCTGCTGCAACCCGCCATCGAGGCAGCCGAACAGGGCGTTCCCGTCGCCCCCCGCACCGCCCGCGACTGGGCCGAGGCGCAGCACCTGAGCGGCGACGCGCGGCCCCATTACCTGCCCTGGGGCCGCCCACCCAAGGTGGGCGAGGTGTTCCGCGCGCCCGGTCAGGCCGAGGTGCTGCGCCGCATCGCCCGGCAAGGCCGCGCCGGGTTTTATGAAGGCGAGGTGGCCGAAGATATGGCCACCAGCCTGCGCGCGCTTGGCGGCTGTCACACGCTGGCGGATTTCGCGGATGTGGCCTGCGAGTACGCCGATCCGGTCAGCGGCCCCTACAAGGACGGCGAGGTGGTGGAACACCCGCCGAACGGCCAGGGCGCCACGGCGCTGCTCATGCTGAACATCCTGTCCCAGTTCGATCTGGCCGCGATGGACCCCCTTGGCGCCGACCGCGTGCATCTGGAGGCCGAGGCAACCAAACTTGCCTATGATGCCCGCAACCGCTTTCTGGCCGATGCCGACCGGACCACGCGGCTGGGCCATATGCTGGCGCCGGAAACCGCCGTCCGGTTGGCCGGGCTGATCGACATGCGCCGCGCGATGCCCGCCGCCGCGCCGCTGACCGAGGCAGTCCACCGCGATACCGTCTATCTGACCGTGGTGGATCGCGACGGCATGGCGGTGTCGCTGATCTATTCGGTGTTCCACGCCTTCGGATCCGGGCTGGCTTCGGCGAAATTCGGCATCGGCTTCCAGAACCGTGGCGCGGGCTTCGTGCTGACCGAAGGCCATCCGAACGAGGCGGCAGGCGGTCGGCGGCCGATGCACACCATCATCCCCGGCATGCTGCGGCAAGGCGGACGGCTGGTGATGCCGTTCGGCGTGATGGGCGGCGCCTATCAGCCGGCAGGACACGCGCGGCTGGTGTCGAACCTGCTGGATTACGGGATGGATCCGCAAACCGCCATCGACGCCCCCCGCAGCTTTGCCGGGCCGTTTTCCGGGCGCGACGGGCTGCGGCTGGAAACCGGATATGACCAGCGGGTGTTCGACGACCTGGCGGCGCGGGGCCATGCGGTCAGCTGGTCGGACGAACCCCTGGGCGGCGCGCAGGCGATCTGGCTGCATGGATCGGGCCTGCTGGAAGGCGCGTCGGACCCGCGCAAGGATGGCTGCGCGCTGGGGTATTGA
- the lysA gene encoding diaminopimelate decarboxylase: MDHFLYRNGILHAEDVAIPEIAASVGTPFYVYSAATLTRHYRLFTEALSPMPHLVCFAIKSLSNVAVLKLLGDLGAGMDVVSGGEYLRAKAAGVPGDRIVFSGVGKTREEMKMALEGGIRQFNLESEPEMRALSEVASALGVVAPVTVRVNPDVDAKTHAKIATGKSENKFGIPIARAREVYAEIARLPGLKAVGVDVHIGSQLTELAPFEAAFLKVRELALALRADGHDIRRLDLGGGLGIPYTRSNEAPPLPTDYGALIRRTLGDLDCEIEIEPGRLISGNSGLLVSQVVYVKNGEGRDFLILDAAMNDLVRPSMYDAHHDIIPVVEAPAGSPTQPFDVVGPVCETGDTFAKARDLPLVAQGDLVAFRSAGAYGAVMASEYNTRPLIPEVLVQGDHFAVIRRRPTFDEILARDTIPEWL, translated from the coding sequence ATGGACCATTTCCTTTATCGTAACGGCATCCTGCATGCCGAAGACGTGGCGATCCCAGAGATTGCCGCATCGGTCGGCACGCCCTTTTACGTCTATTCCGCCGCCACGCTGACCCGGCACTACCGCCTGTTCACCGAAGCGCTCTCGCCAATGCCGCATCTGGTGTGCTTTGCCATCAAGTCGCTGTCGAACGTCGCGGTGCTGAAGCTGCTGGGCGATCTGGGCGCCGGGATGGATGTGGTGTCGGGGGGCGAATATCTGCGCGCCAAGGCGGCTGGCGTGCCGGGCGACCGCATCGTGTTTTCCGGCGTCGGCAAGACGCGCGAGGAAATGAAGATGGCGCTGGAAGGCGGCATCCGGCAGTTCAACCTGGAATCCGAACCCGAAATGCGCGCCCTGTCAGAGGTGGCCAGCGCCTTGGGCGTGGTGGCGCCGGTCACCGTGCGGGTGAACCCCGATGTCGATGCCAAGACCCACGCCAAGATCGCCACCGGCAAATCGGAAAACAAGTTCGGCATTCCCATCGCCCGCGCGCGCGAGGTGTATGCCGAAATCGCCCGCCTGCCCGGGCTGAAGGCCGTGGGCGTCGATGTGCATATCGGCAGCCAGCTGACCGAACTTGCCCCATTCGAGGCCGCGTTCCTCAAGGTGCGGGAACTGGCGCTGGCGCTGCGGGCCGATGGGCATGATATCCGGCGGCTGGATCTGGGCGGGGGCCTGGGCATTCCCTACACCCGGTCAAACGAGGCGCCGCCGCTGCCCACCGATTACGGCGCGCTGATCCGGCGCACGCTGGGCGATCTGGACTGCGAGATCGAGATTGAACCGGGCCGGCTGATCTCCGGCAACTCGGGTCTGCTGGTATCGCAGGTGGTCTATGTCAAGAACGGCGAAGGGCGGGATTTCCTGATCCTGGATGCCGCCATGAACGATCTGGTCCGCCCCTCTATGTATGATGCGCATCACGACATCATCCCGGTGGTCGAGGCGCCGGCTGGCAGCCCGACGCAACCGTTCGACGTGGTAGGCCCGGTCTGTGAAACCGGCGATACCTTTGCCAAGGCGCGCGACCTGCCGCTGGTGGCGCAAGGCGATCTGGTCGCGTTCCGCTCGGCCGGGGCCTATGGCGCGGTGATGGCCAGCGAATACAACACCCGTCCTCTGATCCCCGAGGTGCTGGTGCAGGGCGATCACTTTGCAGTCATACGGCGGCGTCCGACGTTTGACGAAATCCTTGCACGCGATACCATCCCGGAATGGCTGTGA
- a CDS encoding DUF4175 domain-containing protein, protein MQGQDQTRNLTLWRLRWQIRLTWAGLLAERLVRGFWPVWVVLLTVYAALALGLAERLPQAWFNGLGVAAAVLALGLLARGLRGFRLPGRAQAMARLDATLPGRPLAALTDTQAVGSGEVWQAHVARMSARAARARAPAPDVRLNSRDPYALRYTALLLALVALGFGSAGRMAGIGALGPQGAQALAAGPVWEGWIRPPGYTGKPALYLNDITAPALQLPQGSRVTLRFYGEAGVLGVTESVSGAPLEQGAAQGAEFVVQHHGRIEITGPNGRGWDIGVLPDLPPTIAATTPPEREADGQMKLPFTAADDYGVVAGKAQITLDLSAVDRRHGLAADPEPRDPVVLDLPLPFTGSRTQIAEVLQDDLSRHPFANLPVQIRLSAEDGPGQTGDAAPLATLLPGKRFFDPLAASVAEARRDILWTIANTTRAAQVLRAVTHRPENFIRNERAFLRLRVAIRQMEGTVTPDLRDQLAEELWEIALLMEQGDLASALERLKRAQDRLDEAMKNGASESEIAELMQELRDALDNYMRQLAEEAERAPDQQMSDMQGMQMTGDQLQQLLDKLQELMEQGRMAEAQELMEMLRQLMENMQVTQGQGGEGQGQGRMRDLADTLRDQQGLSDDAFRDMQDGFDRNMGRQPGQPGQQGEQGQGGEDGQQGEGQGQGGERSLADRQRDLRNRLRALGQSEMPGEGSERGQAGRQALDRAGRAMDGAEQALRDGDTPRALDRQAEAMEALREGMREFGEAMAEDRRQQRGDGNGEQFGEGDPRGQRDPLGRDPGTYSQRGQMEGGPLADGTDPYRRALDLLQELRRRSGDLGRTDAERDYLRRLLDQF, encoded by the coding sequence ATGCAAGGACAGGACCAGACGCGGAACCTGACGCTGTGGCGCCTGCGCTGGCAGATCCGGCTGACCTGGGCCGGGCTGTTGGCAGAGCGGCTGGTGCGCGGGTTCTGGCCGGTCTGGGTGGTGCTGCTGACGGTCTATGCCGCGCTGGCGCTGGGGTTGGCGGAACGGTTGCCGCAGGCCTGGTTCAACGGCCTTGGCGTTGCCGCGGCGGTGCTGGCGCTGGGGCTGCTGGCACGGGGCCTGCGCGGGTTCCGCCTGCCGGGCCGCGCACAGGCCATGGCGCGGCTGGATGCCACCCTGCCCGGTCGCCCCCTTGCCGCGCTGACCGATACGCAGGCCGTGGGTTCGGGCGAAGTCTGGCAGGCCCATGTCGCCCGCATGTCGGCCCGCGCCGCCCGTGCCCGGGCACCTGCCCCCGATGTGCGGCTGAACAGCCGCGATCCTTACGCCCTGCGCTATACCGCACTGCTGCTGGCGCTGGTCGCGCTTGGCTTTGGTTCCGCGGGGCGCATGGCGGGCATCGGCGCGCTGGGGCCGCAAGGCGCGCAGGCGCTGGCGGCCGGCCCGGTCTGGGAAGGCTGGATCCGCCCGCCGGGCTATACCGGCAAACCCGCGCTTTACCTGAATGACATTACCGCGCCGGCGCTGCAACTGCCGCAGGGCAGCCGCGTCACCCTGCGCTTCTATGGCGAGGCGGGGGTGCTGGGCGTGACCGAATCGGTATCCGGCGCGCCGCTGGAACAGGGTGCGGCGCAGGGCGCCGAATTCGTGGTCCAGCACCATGGCCGGATCGAGATCACGGGCCCCAATGGCCGTGGCTGGGACATTGGCGTGCTTCCCGACCTGCCCCCCACCATCGCCGCCACCACCCCGCCGGAACGCGAGGCCGATGGCCAGATGAAGCTGCCCTTTACCGCCGCCGACGATTACGGCGTCGTCGCGGGCAAGGCGCAGATCACGCTGGATCTGTCCGCCGTCGACCGCCGCCATGGCCTGGCCGCCGATCCCGAACCGCGCGATCCGGTGGTGCTGGACCTGCCGCTGCCCTTTACCGGCAGCCGCACCCAGATTGCCGAGGTCTTGCAGGACGATCTGTCCAGGCACCCCTTTGCCAACCTGCCCGTGCAAATCCGTCTCAGCGCCGAAGATGGGCCGGGCCAGACCGGCGATGCGGCGCCGCTGGCCACGCTGTTGCCCGGCAAACGGTTCTTTGACCCCTTGGCCGCATCGGTGGCCGAGGCGCGGCGCGATATCCTGTGGACCATCGCCAACACCACCCGCGCCGCGCAGGTGCTGCGCGCCGTCACGCACCGGCCGGAAAACTTCATCCGCAACGAACGCGCCTTCCTGCGCCTGCGCGTGGCGATCCGGCAGATGGAAGGCACCGTTACGCCCGACCTGCGCGACCAGCTGGCCGAGGAATTGTGGGAAATCGCCCTGCTGATGGAACAGGGCGATCTGGCCTCGGCCCTTGAACGGCTGAAACGCGCGCAGGACCGACTGGACGAGGCGATGAAGAACGGCGCCTCGGAATCGGAAATCGCCGAGTTGATGCAGGAACTGCGCGACGCGCTGGACAATTACATGCGCCAGCTGGCGGAGGAGGCCGAGCGCGCGCCCGACCAGCAGATGTCCGACATGCAGGGCATGCAGATGACCGGCGACCAGTTGCAACAGCTGCTGGACAAGCTGCAAGAGCTGATGGAACAGGGCCGCATGGCCGAGGCGCAGGAACTGATGGAGATGCTGCGCCAGCTGATGGAAAACATGCAGGTCACGCAAGGACAGGGCGGCGAAGGTCAGGGGCAGGGCCGGATGCGCGATCTGGCCGACACGCTGCGTGACCAGCAGGGCCTGTCCGACGATGCCTTCCGCGACATGCAGGACGGGTTCGACCGCAACATGGGCCGCCAGCCGGGGCAACCCGGCCAGCAGGGTGAACAGGGTCAGGGCGGCGAGGATGGCCAACAGGGCGAAGGCCAGGGGCAGGGCGGCGAACGCAGCCTTGCCGACCGCCAGCGCGATCTGCGCAACCGCCTGCGGGCGCTTGGTCAATCCGAGATGCCGGGCGAAGGGTCGGAACGCGGGCAGGCAGGCCGCCAGGCGCTGGACCGTGCCGGCCGCGCCATGGACGGCGCCGAACAGGCGCTGCGCGATGGCGATACCCCCCGCGCGCTGGATCGGCAGGCCGAGGCGATGGAGGCGCTGCGCGAAGGCATGCGCGAATTCGGCGAGGCCATGGCCGAAGACCGCCGCCAGCAGCGTGGCGACGGCAATGGCGAGCAGTTCGGCGAAGGCGACCCGCGCGGCCAGCGCGACCCGCTGGGCCGCGACCCCGGCACCTACAGCCAGCGCGGCCAGATGGAAGGCGGGCCGCTGGCCGATGGCACCGATCCCTATCGCCGCGCGCTGGATCTGTTGCAGGAACTGCGCCGCCGGTCCGGCGACCTTGGCCGCACCGACGCGGAACGCGACTACCTGCGCCGGTTGCTGGACCAGTTCTGA
- a CDS encoding trypsin-like serine peptidase, translating to MRPALLIAALLTAVLTALPLPARAQEGLKRLDTGTDSKGWEAVGRLNLDGKGFCTGALIAPNLVLTAAHCLWDKKSGQRLEPSKVQFLAGWRNGRAAAYRNVRRAVPHPGYVYDGSDSLDRVQFDLALLELDTPIRLPSIRPYETGQHPRKGDAVGVVSYARDRADSPSLQEVCHVLGHQPGVMVLSCDVDFGSSGAPVFSLTHGDVPRVVSVVAAKAEMTGQKVALGSDMTGALDTLRAALETTPAMRMNGTALPQIGTGTGARTDAKFLRPGE from the coding sequence ATGCGCCCTGCCCTGCTGATCGCCGCCCTGCTGACCGCTGTCCTGACCGCCCTTCCCCTGCCTGCCCGGGCGCAAGAGGGGCTGAAGCGGCTGGACACCGGCACCGACAGCAAGGGCTGGGAGGCCGTGGGGCGCCTGAACCTGGATGGCAAGGGGTTCTGCACCGGGGCGCTGATCGCGCCCAACCTGGTGCTGACGGCGGCGCATTGCCTGTGGGACAAGAAATCCGGCCAGCGGCTGGAACCGTCCAAGGTGCAGTTCCTGGCCGGCTGGCGCAACGGGCGCGCGGCAGCCTATCGCAACGTGCGCCGCGCCGTGCCGCATCCCGGCTATGTCTATGACGGCAGCGACAGCCTGGACCGGGTGCAGTTCGACCTGGCCCTGCTGGAGCTGGATACGCCGATCCGCCTGCCCTCGATCCGGCCTTACGAAACCGGGCAGCATCCGCGCAAGGGCGATGCGGTGGGGGTGGTGTCCTATGCCCGCGACCGCGCGGACTCCCCCTCGCTGCAAGAGGTGTGCCATGTGCTGGGCCATCAGCCCGGCGTCATGGTGCTGTCCTGCGATGTGGATTTCGGATCCTCGGGCGCGCCGGTGTTCAGCCTGACCCATGGCGACGTGCCGCGCGTGGTGTCGGTGGTGGCCGCCAAGGCCGAGATGACCGGCCAGAAGGTCGCCCTTGGCAGCGATATGACCGGCGCGCTGGACACCCTGCGCGCCGCGCTGGAAACCACGCCCGCCATGCGGATGAACGGCACCGCCCTGCCGCAGATCGGCACCGGCACCGGCGCGCGGACGGATGCCAAGTTCCTGCGGCCGGGAGAGTAG
- the glcF gene encoding glycolate oxidase subunit GlcF, with protein sequence MQTFFTPDQLKDPGIARANEVLRACVHCGFCTATCPTYQVLGDELDSPRGRIYLIKDMLEQGRPADEKTVQHIDRCLSCLACMTTCPSGVHYMHLVDHARDHIERTYRRPLMDRMLRAVLARIIPYPTRFRLALGLAKLGRPLAALLPDARLKAMLAMAPRTIPPVSRNDDPQTFAAQGAPRMRVALMTGCAQKALNTDINDATIRLLRRLGCEVVVARGAGCCGALTHHMGKTDLSHGSAAANIRAWMAEKHGAGLDHVVINTSGCGTTVKDYGHMFRTDPALAQDAAAVAGMTLDISELVVKLGIPEGAAKGLRVAYHAACSLQHGQQVKSAPKDLLKRAGFEVVEPADSHLCCGSAGTYNLLQPEISAQLKARKVATLEARRPDIIAAGNIGCMMQIGSGTGVPVVHTVELLDWATGGPKPRALTAG encoded by the coding sequence ATGCAGACCTTCTTTACCCCCGACCAGTTGAAAGACCCCGGCATCGCCCGCGCCAACGAGGTGCTGCGGGCGTGCGTGCATTGCGGGTTCTGCACCGCCACCTGCCCCACCTATCAGGTGCTGGGGGATGAACTCGACAGCCCGCGCGGCCGGATCTACCTGATCAAGGACATGCTGGAACAGGGCCGCCCGGCCGATGAGAAGACGGTTCAGCATATCGACCGCTGCCTGTCGTGCCTGGCCTGCATGACGACCTGTCCCAGCGGCGTGCATTACATGCATCTGGTGGATCACGCGCGCGACCATATCGAACGCACCTACCGGCGGCCCTTGATGGACCGGATGCTGCGGGCGGTCCTGGCGCGGATCATCCCCTATCCCACCCGGTTCCGGCTGGCGCTGGGGCTGGCGAAACTGGGCCGGCCCCTGGCCGCGCTGCTGCCCGATGCGCGGCTGAAGGCGATGCTGGCCATGGCGCCCAGGACCATCCCCCCGGTCAGCCGCAACGACGATCCGCAGACCTTCGCGGCGCAGGGGGCGCCCCGGATGCGGGTGGCGCTGATGACCGGCTGCGCGCAAAAGGCGCTGAACACCGATATCAACGATGCCACCATCCGCCTGCTGCGCCGGCTGGGCTGCGAGGTGGTGGTGGCCAGGGGCGCGGGCTGCTGCGGGGCGCTGACCCACCATATGGGCAAGACCGACCTGTCCCATGGCAGTGCCGCCGCGAATATCCGCGCCTGGATGGCGGAAAAGCACGGCGCGGGGCTGGATCATGTCGTGATCAACACCAGCGGCTGCGGCACCACGGTCAAGGATTACGGCCACATGTTCCGCACCGATCCGGCCCTGGCGCAGGATGCGGCGGCGGTGGCGGGGATGACGCTGGATATTTCCGAGCTGGTGGTGAAACTTGGCATTCCCGAAGGGGCCGCCAAGGGGCTGCGCGTCGCCTATCACGCCGCCTGTTCGCTGCAACATGGCCAGCAGGTGAAGTCCGCGCCCAAGGATCTGCTGAAACGCGCCGGGTTCGAGGTGGTGGAACCCGCCGACAGCCACCTGTGCTGTGGCAGCGCCGGCACCTACAACCTGTTGCAGCCCGAAATCTCCGCCCAGCTCAAGGCGCGCAAGGTGGCCACGCTGGAGGCGCGGCGGCCCGACATCATCGCCGCCGGGAATATCGGCTGCATGATGCAGATCGGGTCTGGCACCGGCGTGCCGGTCGTGCATACGGTGGAGTTGCTGGACTGGGCGACGGGGGGGCCAAAGCCGCGTGCCCTGACGGCGGGCTAG